AAAATCTAAAAACTATCTTTGCGCTTAGTTCATAAAAGAAAACCGTCTTTTAAAGGTTCAGTATTTTGGGAACGGCATTCACATGCTTTTAGTGAATGACACCCATAGCTCAATATCAATTTTATCTCTGTGCTTATATTTAACTCTGTATTTTATCTCTGTGCCTTAGTATAGATCTGGATCTGGGATGTAATTAGCCTTGACTAAAAGCAGCAGgtattttgtggttttaggaATGGGAGGATTACACGGGGTAGCTATTTCCTGAAAAAGCCACTGTCTATCGTTTCCCCAACCTAATTTGGATGAAACCACACTCACTTCTGTGTTATGAAAGCCTCACATTTGATAACTTTATTCAGAAGATGTCACATGACAGCTATAGTAGCTTGGGAAATACTGTAGGCAGTATTATGTaagggttttgttttgtggttttgttttccttatGGTTGGTTTTCTAAAACAAAGAAGCTGTTGTCTTCCTGGTAAACATCTTCTGCCCGGCATGCTACTGTACAGGGTCAGCCCGCCTGCACATACGCTCTTCACTATAGGTGGGCTGCCCCTCTTCACACCGAGCTTAGAAAAACAATAGACGCAGCCTGAACTACTTGGTTTTCGGCTTGGATTAACACGATGACTCCAGAGAATGAATGACCCACGTGAGGATAGTTTCCATGGGAACACAGCTGTtgaggctttttaaaaatggaaatggtTTCATCCAAACTTGGTTGGAAAAATGATAGAAGTAACCCCACTCAGTGTCTTCCTGAACTGCCATCACAGTGAGGTTGGCATGTTTGTGCCTGCacagaaatattatatatactatagcCTGTACTCGCTGTCGATATCTGgcaaatatataaacactgCACAGAAGCTCTGAGTGGATGGACAAACTGATCATCATGAAATAGTTTCAATACATAAATCATCTATTAAACCTGTTTTTATCTATTTGTGTATCACTGTGTGTTCGTCTCATGTCTCAGGTGCACTGACAATCGACCCAGTTTTTAATTAGCCGGGAGGCAACAGATGCAGGACTGATACAATGGTAGAGCCACCACACTTGGTGCTCACGcacttcacaacggctcttaagaaacctgtgggtgacatcacagaaacGATGTCCATATTTTTTATGCTCCATGGTTTTAACCTGAGCAAAAGCTTGTATCTCAGGGATGTACTtacagaggtgagaggagtACAGAAAGGAGAGGGAAATAACAGTTTCAGGCGAACTATATATTACTGGTGAATTACTTTTGATTCTAAAACACACCTTCATAAAGAACACACAATGTGATTAGTTTGCTTCAGATGTGCTAGTGGACTGAGTCAGGGTCCCATGTTTCATGTGactcacagaaaaaacaaatgttgaactACTGACAAAGGTCACCATACTGTTATCCTGTCTTTACACTCCAAAGAGTCAGTCTTTGTTCCTGCAGGCTACATCAGCTCTGTGTACAGAGCAAGACAATTCTGATGGGAAATATTCTCTTTATAACTATGGCGGTACAATCCAAGTGTttacaaatgataaaaatggTGACATCATTCAGAATTGTCTGAAAGTTactatgaaaaaacaaacactgtgtgacACTCTGTATTAGGTTGCCACTTTGGTCCTGTGGGAGTaaacattttccatgttttaattCAACAGACCAAACTACCCAACTCTACTCACATATTTGGTTTCACGTCCTAAGGTTTTTGGAAATGATGAGCTGTTCtgctgaaggagaaaaagagattttacaAGGCTCGTCTAGCAGGGGACATGAGAAAAAGAAtcatatgaaaatgtttcatccaAATCTGTGACTGTCAAAATGGCTAAGAAAAGAAATCCTTGGTGGACACAAACCATGGACTCACTGAATATATCTGAACTTTGAAGATAGCGAGAAGTGAATGTACTTATTTACTTTAGTTTAAGAGTTAAGTTTTGTCTTCTCGTGCAGCTGTGTCAGTGATTGAAATTCACACATTTCCTTCACCCTAACTGGATCATCTCAgttcacactgacacatttgaTTTCTGTGGAAACCACAAGctgtttaataaataatgaacagtcattttcatttcctctgctgattttttgaatttcagtttctgtttgaGTAAAACAGAGCACTTGTTTCGATGGCCTGAAGGTTTTAAGGACATTTTTGTATTTCCTATTTAACCATTTACAATTTTGGTTACACAACTCCCACATGTGTTGCTGAGAGATAGAAAAACCTCAACAAGGATGACTGGGCATCTGTCGTGCTTTGTGATGTTGTTTTACATTAGTATTGTACATTAACAACTctcttaataataaataaaccgTCCTTTAACAAAGAGATAAAATCTCTgttcatttaatatttactgAAGCAACAAAATTATACACTTTATAAGAGCACATGTTGCTCTACACTTTGAGTGTGACAGCTCTGGTGTGAATGGACACTTTTGCATTGTCAGACATCAAGTCCAGCCACAATAAATGTGTCAGTCGAATGCTGCAATCACACCGATTCAGGCAGATGGTAGAGCATTTTAGTGGACAAGAACAGGacgatttctttctttctttctttctttctttctttctttctttctttctttatttatttatttgtttatttatttatttgtatataaacAGTTTTGTCTATCTGCCTCACTTGAAACAATTGTGTATTTCAGCCCTCAGACATTTTCTAAACCAActcatttttactttattccGTTTCTTAGCACTActcagtttttcattttgctcGAAAGCTTCCTTGGAGAATTGTGACACATTAgttatatgatatatttattgcttttcagtttctctttttccaaTATTTAGAAACATACTGCAGCTGGTTAATACTCTACTATAACATTTGGGTTCGTCTTTacaaacttaatttaaaatttgattaaaCATCTCAAAAAAGATACCAAATACGGCACAGACAAGATGATACACaatttgtttttccaaagtAGTCATTTATCtcagcttagcatgaagacagAAACATCTAGCCTGCGTCTGTGCAGGTAATAAAATTCACCTCATTTATCCATTATTTCTGCACCTGGGAGAAATTTGCCTTTAGGGCTCTCTGAAATAcaaattctaaaaataaaaagccaacaTAAACTTCTCGTTTCACATGGGATGCAAATCTTAGTCTTTCAGGCAAATGCCCTGTCTTCAGACAGCCCTTTCCTTTGGCATTACATTGTTTCAGCCCTATAACTTACACATTTCTACACCTAAGCCCAACTGTGCCACAGGTAAGCagtaaaaaaacagtaaaaatatgttttttaaagcttatactttatattgattttttttctctctctgaccttgtccacagcagtgctctGCTCTACTTCTGTGCTGGGATTCCTAtttctgcttctccaaactcaCACACAATGAAGTATGGCATACAACCATACTTCATAAAACttaaaacatcacattaaagaaacacacttTACCTGCAGACCAGCACTGGGAGTCGATGACCTGGATTGCTGCTCTGACTGGGATgttttgcaaaaataaacacattaaatcatttttaaaatcaacatttgtaCATAGTTCATATGATTTCttctgactcactgctggaatGGAATTTGCCAATATCTCATCAATAACTGCGTAAAGTTCCTCTGACTGCTGCCGGAGCTGAGCTGGCGAGCACATCTGCAGGAAGCAGGAAACATTGTTGAAGTTACCAATCTGTCATGTGAAGCAGTGCAGTGAAAAGAAGCAAATGTGTGCAGTAATACCTCAGCATGGGTGTCCGCATCACCTCTTTCTAATGTTGCACTTCTGTCCATCGTGTCACACGGACTCTCTTGTCTCTCTACCTGCTCATCTATTGCCTGTGAATGCAAGCAGAGTGCCAGGACTGCTGATTTCTTGGAGTGATTATACAGTAATCTTACAAtaacactgcaacaacaactcTGCAGTTCATATTCATCTACTCTGTATTCTTTACTGAGagctctccctcctctgcagctctaaaTGTACTGCAGTGTGAATAACACAACAATCTGTTTTTGGAGCatgatttgactttttactGAGGTTTAAAAACTGGTAGTCTCTCAGTTGCGTTATCATAGCTTGTAAATCCACATGCAATTAGTTttatatccttttttttaaatcacaaaatgCAAATTTTCTATTAAGCCTTATGAGTGGGCACTCAAGATTaactattttatataaaatagcATTTTTTAATACAAACTTTTGGCTTAAGAGTTTATTCCCATTTTACATTCCTCAATGCTCCATAGCAACATTTACTTGAGTGCCTGCATCAAATTTGTGATAGAGATATTTAACAGCACAATTTAACAAGATTCATTAGTGGGATTAGAGTCAAATAAGTGAGCTCACCTGCTGATCCAACAGAAGGGTGTTTGTGGGAATCGCAGCAAGTGATTTGTAGCTTAACTTAATCTTGTGCGTCTAGAAGATAGATTATAGAGAGAAGAGCAAACAATGAATATAAATTAGttcaaaattcaaatttctgtgttttactaAATATAGACTTTGTAGAGTgctttccatttctttcttcaGGCATGCTTTATCTCACACTGCTGCAGGCTACTAATCATGCAAAACAGCCAGCTGCACTCGAGACCCCCAGCGGCAAGAAGAGCACTGTGTATTGctctgttttcacagcagtggAAACCACGTCGCCTTGTCGCTGCTCAGATGACTCATTTGACTGACTGTAAAAGTCTTATTACAACACCTTTTCCACACTGACAAGCAAGTAGGTAAGTAGGAGTCCCACTTATATTTCCCTGCTtacaatacatacattttaatactGAAGCATAATTCGAGAAGTTTAAATTCTAGACGTATGTCTGGCCTATAACCCATGGacatatatatgtctgtatgtatatggacatatatatgtctgtatgtataaACCAGTAAGCTGCTGCATCGATTTTTCCAATGATGGGTTCCCTCTTTCTCTGACATATGACATTTCAAATGAGTCAATCATCAGTATGACTGAAATCTCTCTAAAGCAAAGATCTATACTAAAATCAATATATGATAtggcacagacaaacagatagaAATAATAGAACTCTAAAAACAGCGCCGCACAGAGGACAACACCTGATATCGGGCTATCAAGTGAGTGAATCTGTTTTTAACTGCCTAGCGTGGGAGAACAGACTGTCACAGGGAACATATTGAATAATGTCCTCAGTTTTAAACAAGTCATGCATATGGCAAGCAGAGTGGctacctttctttttttaccctcCCTGTCACTGCAGTCTGATATTCCACTCCCGGGCCTTGGGGAGGGCGTGGAgcgcacagagagagaaggggatgGGGTGAGGTCTCTGATTGGTGGAGCAGGAGAGGGCGTAGGTGTGGGGTGGCTGGTGGGTGATGGCCATCCAGGGACAGTGATGGGTGTGTAGCGGGAAGGAGGAAGGCAGTGAGCTTTGTGAAAATGTTCCTCGGATGTCGTGGCATTTTTAGAATCAGGGCAGCTCCTCCCTGACTCACACTTTCCTGGGGTGTTTTGTGAAGGAGGCAGAggtgatgctgtgtttgtgacACTGGGCGAGTGTGAAGGttgaggagagcagagaggtcGAGATCTCAGTTGTTCAGAAAGTGCATGAAGCCTCGAAAGAGATGAATTTGGTGGATGACTCCATTTCTGGGGCGCAGCAGTGTCTTGCTCCTTAATAATTTTAGAGGATGTGGATATGAGTTTTTGAAAGTTATTATCTACATGGCCCTTGAGGTACATATGAGTGTTGCTGGGTCTCAGCTCAGGGGATTTCGAaatggagatgtgtgtgtgttgcatttctTTGGAAGTTGCACAGTCTTCATGCTTTGGTgcagaaacagatttaaagtttGAGCAAAACAGAGGTAGTGGAGCTCGGGGTAGTGCGCTGCTCTTCACTGGCGGGGGTGAAATAACCTGCTCCCATCTTGGTGCACTGCTTGACCGAATCTGCTCTGAGCATCTTTTCACTTGAGTCTGAAGGCATGCTCTGCTGAACTCATTTGACTGCACAGGCGGAGGAGCAGTGACACATCTATGGCTCTGACTATCTATAGATGCTGTTGAGGAGAATCGGGAGGAAAACTCCAGAGGAATGGAGGCCACACTGGAGGCCGCTGAGCACGCGTTACAGAAAGATAGGGTCACGGGGTTGACAGGCCAGCAAGGGGTGTACGGCCTCTGCAGAGCAGAAGACAAGACAGGAAGACGACCTTTTCTCAGGATAGCAGTGAGGAGGGAGAGTCGGGTGAGAGGAGGCCGGTGCCGGGAAGGAGGTGACTGGGGACAGATAGAGGAGGTCAGGCTTTCGCAGGATGAGAAACAGGTTTGAGGGGTGTTGATCAGACTAGAGCCAGGTGCAAGAAAGTGCCTCCTGATCTGGACAACAGCAGGGGAGAAGATGCCAGAGACGACAGATGAGCAGGGAGAAATAGTGCGGCtgaaggagacaggagaggttACAGAGGAAAGCTGCATGACGGACCCGCTCTTCTCTTTGTCCGAGCCCTCTGAGAGGATGGACTCTCTGGACGAAGCCGGGGTGGGGAACAGGTCTGCTGAGTTTGTGGGGCTTGTTCTGTCTTCTGACACAGACGCTCTATTTGCAAAGAAACCCGAGCTAACCTCAGCAAGTCCAAAGGTATCGTGACACTGCTGCAGGGAAATGCCCCTGTGTTTATCAACAGCTGTTTCCATAGAGGCTGTCCCGTCAGCTACGTGGTTAGGAATATTTTCAGACTGAGCACTGACTGCAGTAGAGGCTTTGCTTTGAGAGAGGCTCACGTACTCCGGTGACAGCtttaactgaaaaacaaaaaggttttcatTAAAGTGCATCTAAAGGGTGATTGTACTTTATCTGACATTCACTTCAAAGTCCTGTTAAGCCAGGTGTCGGATCTGCAAATTCAATGTTAACAAGTTAACAAGTTCTGTCATTTGCTTCTAATTTGCATTGAACtttaataaagctttaaatAAAGGAAGCACAGAACTTAAATAAACCAATTTTAAAGTACAGCCTATGAACAGACTAGCTGCAGGTGAAGTTATTATTATAGCATCTAATTAAGCTGCCAGATCTGAAAAGCAATAAATGTCCACCTTGGACTGTCATTAGACTTATCTCCTGACAACAAGTTTTATATAACCTGGCAAGGTATATTAACACAGGCcacgcacatacacatatcTATGCTGTAATATGTCAAAGCTCTTTGTTATAGACTCCAAGAGAGTGTTCATGTTGTACTTACTTGAGGTTTTGTCCTGGATTGGGTTGtttttcctgctcctccttccaCAGCCGCCGTAATAAAGACTTTCTCTGCTTTGAAAATCTCCTCATCCGACATGGTCTCCCTGGTTGTCTCCTCATGGGACCCAGCTATGTTCTGACAGGAGAAAATGAAGCAAATGTTTAGGAGGAACTGAGCAAGTGAAACCTGAGAAAACCCGAGGTGAACTTCAGCAAGCCTCTCTGAGCTCAGGGGTGTGCTTGGTTTCACCACACCACATGCCCCACACATATAATTCACATGTACATGCAGCACATGTCCTGCTGACGTTGGTGTAGGACATGTTACATGTGCCAAACTGAGCAACTGACAAGGGGTCTGTGTACACGCGTGGCTTTAAAGCTTGAAGAGGAAGAAGTAAATGTTGTCTCCAACGAGTTTGTTTAGCAAGTCTAAATCAGTAGGAAGCCATCATCGCTACATTTATCTCCTTCTACTGTATATATAGCTGAGAATGTCTGTCTGTTCCATTATTAATACTACCAGCATAAGCTGCCAACATTTTCAAATCCTACATACAGAAGTAATATGTTGGAAGAGACAGCATGTCAGCCAAACTTAAGTTTAGTTTAGGCAGCCAAACAAGTGTGGGAAA
This genomic stretch from Larimichthys crocea isolate SSNF chromosome III, L_crocea_2.0, whole genome shotgun sequence harbors:
- the mlip gene encoding muscular LMNA-interacting protein isoform X2 — protein: MDNLNKSLGKVSIGVPSKPSIFTFVPVVRKLPFESIITEEERSGALTGEPNKNIAGSHEETTRETMSDEEIFKAEKVFITAAVEGGAGKTTQSRTKPQLKLSPEYVSLSQSKASTAVSAQSENIPNHVADGTASMETAVDKHRGISLQQCHDTFGLAEVSSGFFANRASVSEDRTSPTNSADLFPTPASSRESILSEGSDKEKSGSVMQLSSVTSPVSFSRTISPCSSVVSGIFSPAVVQIRRHFLAPGSSLINTPQTCFSSCESLTSSICPQSPPSRHRPPLTRLSLLTAILRKGRLPVLSSALQRPYTPCWPVNPVTLSFCNACSAASSVASIPLEFSSRFSSTASIDSQSHRCVTAPPPVQSNEFSRACLQTQVKRCSEQIRSSSAPRWEQVISPPPVKSSALPRAPLPLFCSNFKSVSAPKHEDCATSKEMQHTHISISKSPELRPSNTHMYLKGHVDNNFQKLISTSSKIIKEQDTAAPQKWSHPPNSSLSRLHALSEQLRSRPLCSPQPSHSPSVTNTASPLPPSQNTPGKCESGRSCPDSKNATTSEEHFHKAHCLPPSRYTPITVPGWPSPTSHPTPTPSPAPPIRDLTPSPSLSVRSTPSPRPGSGISDCSDREGKKRKTHKIKLSYKSLAAIPTNTLLLDQQAIDEQVERQESPCDTMDRSATLERGDADTHAEMCSPAQLRQQSEELYAVIDEILANSIPASEQQSRSSTPSAGLQNSSSFPKTLGRETKYASLGNLYPSTGVERNLMGHKKTKPGVIRPMTAIPRLRVEDEEEFNPNPFRQSDVKQTLTDNKKVENKIREEARKHFYTSSKGQILTEERKPERSTQLSACDLQITEPEDQISLPGKDASTSFSPTEGRMEAFETHI
- the mlip gene encoding muscular LMNA-interacting protein isoform X3, whose amino-acid sequence is MDNLNKSLGKNIAGSHEETTRETMSDEEIFKAEKVFITAAVEGGAGKTTQSRTKPQLKLSPEYVSLSQSKASTAVSAQSENIPNHVADGTASMETAVDKHRGISLQQCHDTFGLAEVSSGFFANRASVSEDRTSPTNSADLFPTPASSRESILSEGSDKEKSGSVMQLSSVTSPVSFSRTISPCSSVVSGIFSPAVVQIRRHFLAPGSSLINTPQTCFSSCESLTSSICPQSPPSRHRPPLTRLSLLTAILRKGRLPVLSSALQRPYTPCWPVNPVTLSFCNACSAASSVASIPLEFSSRFSSTASIDSQSHRCVTAPPPVQSNEFSRACLQTQVKRCSEQIRSSSAPRWEQVISPPPVKSSALPRAPLPLFCSNFKSVSAPKHEDCATSKEMQHTHISISKSPELRPSNTHMYLKGHVDNNFQKLISTSSKIIKEQDTAAPQKWSHPPNSSLSRLHALSEQLRSRPLCSPQPSHSPSVTNTASPLPPSQNTPGKCESGRSCPDSKNATTSEEHFHKAHCLPPSRYTPITVPGWPSPTSHPTPTPSPAPPIRDLTPSPSLSVRSTPSPRPGSGISDCSDREGKKRKTHKIKLSYKSLAAIPTNTLLLDQQAIDEQVERQESPCDTMDRSATLERGDADTHAEMCSPAQLRQQSEELYAVIDEILANSIPASEQQSRSSTPSAGLQQNSSSFPKTLGRETKYASLGNLYPSTGVERNLMGHKKTKPGVIRPMTAIPRLRVEDEEEFNPNPFRQSDVKQTLTDNKKVENKIREEARKHFYTSSKGQILTEERKPERSTQLSACDLQITEPEDQISLPGKDASTSFSPTEGRMEAFETHI
- the mlip gene encoding muscular LMNA-interacting protein isoform X1, whose product is MDNLNKSLGKVSIGVPSKPSIFTFVPVVRKLPFESIITEEERSGALTGEPNKNIAGSHEETTRETMSDEEIFKAEKVFITAAVEGGAGKTTQSRTKPQLKLSPEYVSLSQSKASTAVSAQSENIPNHVADGTASMETAVDKHRGISLQQCHDTFGLAEVSSGFFANRASVSEDRTSPTNSADLFPTPASSRESILSEGSDKEKSGSVMQLSSVTSPVSFSRTISPCSSVVSGIFSPAVVQIRRHFLAPGSSLINTPQTCFSSCESLTSSICPQSPPSRHRPPLTRLSLLTAILRKGRLPVLSSALQRPYTPCWPVNPVTLSFCNACSAASSVASIPLEFSSRFSSTASIDSQSHRCVTAPPPVQSNEFSRACLQTQVKRCSEQIRSSSAPRWEQVISPPPVKSSALPRAPLPLFCSNFKSVSAPKHEDCATSKEMQHTHISISKSPELRPSNTHMYLKGHVDNNFQKLISTSSKIIKEQDTAAPQKWSHPPNSSLSRLHALSEQLRSRPLCSPQPSHSPSVTNTASPLPPSQNTPGKCESGRSCPDSKNATTSEEHFHKAHCLPPSRYTPITVPGWPSPTSHPTPTPSPAPPIRDLTPSPSLSVRSTPSPRPGSGISDCSDREGKKRKTHKIKLSYKSLAAIPTNTLLLDQQAIDEQVERQESPCDTMDRSATLERGDADTHAEMCSPAQLRQQSEELYAVIDEILANSIPASEQQSRSSTPSAGLQQNSSSFPKTLGRETKYASLGNLYPSTGVERNLMGHKKTKPGVIRPMTAIPRLRVEDEEEFNPNPFRQSDVKQTLTDNKKVENKIREEARKHFYTSSKGQILTEERKPERSTQLSACDLQITEPEDQISLPGKDASTSFSPTEGRMEAFETHI
- the mlip gene encoding muscular LMNA-interacting protein isoform X4 is translated as MSDEEIFKAEKVFITAAVEGGAGKTTQSRTKPQLKLSPEYVSLSQSKASTAVSAQSENIPNHVADGTASMETAVDKHRGISLQQCHDTFGLAEVSSGFFANRASVSEDRTSPTNSADLFPTPASSRESILSEGSDKEKSGSVMQLSSVTSPVSFSRTISPCSSVVSGIFSPAVVQIRRHFLAPGSSLINTPQTCFSSCESLTSSICPQSPPSRHRPPLTRLSLLTAILRKGRLPVLSSALQRPYTPCWPVNPVTLSFCNACSAASSVASIPLEFSSRFSSTASIDSQSHRCVTAPPPVQSNEFSRACLQTQVKRCSEQIRSSSAPRWEQVISPPPVKSSALPRAPLPLFCSNFKSVSAPKHEDCATSKEMQHTHISISKSPELRPSNTHMYLKGHVDNNFQKLISTSSKIIKEQDTAAPQKWSHPPNSSLSRLHALSEQLRSRPLCSPQPSHSPSVTNTASPLPPSQNTPGKCESGRSCPDSKNATTSEEHFHKAHCLPPSRYTPITVPGWPSPTSHPTPTPSPAPPIRDLTPSPSLSVRSTPSPRPGSGISDCSDREGKKRKTHKIKLSYKSLAAIPTNTLLLDQQAIDEQVERQESPCDTMDRSATLERGDADTHAEMCSPAQLRQQSEELYAVIDEILANSIPASEQQSRSSTPSAGLQQNSSSFPKTLGRETKYASLGNLYPSTGVERNLMGHKKTKPGVIRPMTAIPRLRVEDEEEFNPNPFRQSDVKQTLTDNKKVENKIREEARKHFYTSSKGQILTEERKPERSTQLSACDLQITEPEDQISLPGKDASTSFSPTEGRMEAFETHI